A portion of the Vibrio coralliirubri genome contains these proteins:
- the dprA gene encoding DNA-processing protein DprA, whose amino-acid sequence MNEQQLIAWLSLSFVPQLGGKRLSRLLSVDSPSNIVGYSSQQLQAIGLSAKQISYLRQQAPKEVEACLAWQARQPNHHIITPNCPHYPKLLNETASTPSVLFVKGHVEKLIEPQIAMVGSRNASLEGLQTAKSFAKEFVQNGLIVTSGLALGIDGYAHDGALDKGGETFAVLGSGLDSIYPARHRNLADRICENGALISEFRPSAKPRPEHFPRRNRIISGLSLGTLVVEAAEKSGSLITARYAMEQGREVFALPGSIHNPTSRGGNSLIKAGACLVQSAQDVLIEIKSLLDWSIDQQPSLFEPTPNKSENEQLPFPQLLANVGLEATPVDILAQRTHIPVHEVMMQLLELELSGHVVAVSGGYIRKGRG is encoded by the coding sequence GTGAATGAGCAACAACTGATCGCTTGGCTCTCGCTGAGCTTTGTTCCGCAACTGGGTGGTAAGCGTCTTTCTCGTCTGCTGAGTGTTGATTCCCCATCGAATATTGTTGGTTACTCCAGCCAACAACTGCAAGCGATTGGTTTGTCAGCCAAGCAAATCTCGTACTTAAGACAGCAAGCCCCTAAAGAAGTGGAGGCTTGTCTGGCGTGGCAAGCGAGGCAGCCCAACCATCACATCATTACCCCTAATTGTCCTCATTATCCCAAACTGCTGAACGAGACCGCCTCCACGCCAAGTGTGCTTTTCGTTAAGGGGCACGTTGAAAAACTGATTGAGCCTCAAATCGCTATGGTTGGCAGTCGCAACGCCAGTCTCGAAGGGCTGCAAACCGCGAAGTCCTTTGCTAAAGAGTTTGTCCAAAACGGTTTGATTGTCACCAGTGGCTTAGCGCTTGGTATTGATGGTTATGCTCATGATGGTGCTTTAGATAAAGGAGGGGAAACTTTTGCGGTGTTGGGTTCTGGCTTGGATTCTATTTACCCTGCGCGACACCGAAATTTAGCCGATAGGATCTGTGAGAATGGCGCGCTGATCTCAGAATTCCGCCCAAGCGCTAAGCCTCGACCTGAACATTTCCCTCGGCGTAACCGTATTATAAGTGGGTTGTCTTTGGGGACTCTCGTTGTTGAGGCGGCTGAGAAAAGCGGTTCTCTGATTACGGCGCGTTATGCGATGGAGCAAGGTCGCGAAGTGTTTGCGCTTCCCGGTTCGATTCATAACCCAACCAGTCGCGGAGGCAACAGTCTAATTAAGGCAGGAGCATGTTTGGTACAGAGTGCTCAAGATGTTCTAATTGAAATAAAGAGTCTGTTAGACTGGTCTATAGATCAGCAGCCCAGTTTGTTCGAACCTACGCCGAACAAGAGTGAAAATGAACAATTGCCATTTCCACAGCTGTTAGCTAACGTAGGATTAGAGGCGACACCCGTTGATATTTTGGCACAGAGAACCCATATACCTGTGCATGAGGTCATGATGCAGCTTTTAGAGCTTGAGCTCTCAGGGCATGTTGTTGCAGTTTCCGGTGGCTATATTCGAAAGGGGAGAGGCTAG
- a CDS encoding DUF494 family protein, whose translation MMMDILMYLFETYIHSDSELQVDQDELEDELLRAGFHQDDIYKALHWLEDLAALQDTDNQAAITMCSNTSMRVYTSREISRINMECRGFLLFLEQINVLTTEIREMVIDRVMGLETNEFELDDLKWIILMVLFNVPGNESAYTQMEELLYTKEQGILH comes from the coding sequence ATGATGATGGACATACTGATGTACTTGTTTGAAACCTACATCCATAGCGATTCTGAATTGCAGGTGGATCAAGACGAACTGGAAGATGAGCTTCTTCGAGCAGGGTTTCACCAAGATGATATTTATAAGGCCCTCCATTGGTTAGAAGATCTTGCTGCACTGCAAGATACCGACAACCAAGCGGCGATTACTATGTGCTCCAATACCTCGATGCGTGTTTATACCAGTCGAGAAATTTCACGTATTAATATGGAGTGTCGAGGCTTCTTATTGTTCCTTGAGCAGATCAACGTGCTTACGACAGAGATTCGTGAAATGGTGATTGATCGTGTGATGGGGCTTGAGACCAACGAATTTGAATTGGATGATCTGAAATGGATTATCTTAATGGTGCTATTTAATGTGCCGGGTAATGAAAGTGCTTACACGCAAATGGAAGAGCTGTTGTACACCAAAGAGCAAGGTATCTTGCATTAA
- the rsmB gene encoding 16S rRNA (cytosine(967)-C(5))-methyltransferase RsmB — MNVRAAAANVLFQVVDKGHSLSHALPAAQKTIRPRDHALLQEICYGALRYLPRLESIANELMENPLKGKKRVFHHLILVGIYQLSFMRIPSHAAVAETVEGTKTLRGPSLSGLINAVLRSYLRDQEELDEKAVSHNAGKYGHPSWILKMLQESYPDQWEQLVEANNSKAPMWLRVNRQHHTRDEYVELLKNENIEYTLHPEAADAIKLAAPCDVTLLPGFDRGWVSVQDAAAQLSVDYLTPKDGELILDCCAAPGGKTAHILEHTQDTEVVAIDCDIKRLDRVYDNLERLQLRADVICGDARYPEEWWMGDKFDRILLDAPCSATGVIRRHPDIKWLRRASDIDALAELQSEIMDAMWRQLKEGGTMVYATCSITPQENVLQVKAFLARTENATLVGSDIENPGRQILPGEEDMDGFYYAVLVKQA, encoded by the coding sequence ATGAATGTTCGCGCTGCTGCTGCAAATGTCCTATTCCAAGTTGTCGATAAAGGCCACTCTCTTTCACACGCTCTCCCTGCGGCTCAAAAAACGATCCGTCCGCGAGACCATGCTCTACTGCAAGAGATTTGCTACGGCGCACTTCGTTACCTGCCTCGTTTAGAGTCAATCGCTAACGAACTGATGGAAAACCCGCTTAAAGGTAAGAAGCGTGTATTCCACCACCTAATCTTGGTGGGCATTTACCAACTAAGCTTCATGCGTATCCCTTCGCACGCCGCAGTTGCTGAAACGGTTGAGGGCACTAAAACACTGCGCGGTCCAAGCCTGAGTGGTTTGATCAACGCTGTGCTACGTAGCTACCTACGTGACCAAGAAGAACTAGACGAAAAAGCCGTTAGCCACAATGCAGGCAAATACGGCCACCCAAGCTGGATCCTAAAAATGCTTCAAGAAAGCTACCCAGATCAGTGGGAGCAATTGGTTGAAGCAAACAACAGCAAGGCACCAATGTGGCTGCGCGTTAACCGCCAACACCACACTCGTGACGAGTATGTTGAACTGCTTAAAAACGAAAACATTGAATACACATTGCACCCAGAAGCAGCTGATGCAATAAAATTAGCTGCACCTTGTGATGTTACTTTGCTTCCTGGCTTCGACAGAGGTTGGGTATCAGTGCAAGACGCTGCCGCTCAGCTTTCAGTTGATTACCTAACACCAAAAGATGGTGAGCTGATCTTAGATTGTTGTGCTGCGCCAGGTGGTAAAACGGCACACATTCTTGAGCACACTCAAGACACTGAAGTGGTTGCGATTGACTGCGACATTAAACGTCTAGACCGTGTTTACGATAACCTTGAGCGTCTACAACTGCGTGCCGACGTAATTTGTGGTGATGCTCGCTACCCTGAAGAGTGGTGGATGGGTGATAAGTTCGACCGTATCCTGCTTGATGCACCTTGTTCAGCGACAGGCGTAATTCGCCGTCACCCTGACATCAAGTGGCTACGTCGTGCATCTGACATTGATGCACTGGCTGAACTGCAAAGCGAGATTATGGATGCAATGTGGCGTCAGCTGAAAGAAGGCGGCACCATGGTTTATGCGACATGTTCTATCACGCCGCAAGAAAACGTGCTGCAAGTGAAAGCATTCCTAGCACGTACTGAGAATGCAACGCTGGTTGGGTCTGATATCGAAAATCCGGGTCGTCAAATACTACCTGGAGAAGAAGATATGGATGGCTTCTACTACGCAGTTCTAGTAAAACAGGCATAA
- a CDS encoding LysM peptidoglycan-binding domain-containing protein, whose translation MRHFSPIFSLVCASLSFAATAENSAQPLTIKRGAPEAYVVVKGDTLWDISAMYLDSPWLWPRLWQVNPEIENPHLIYPGDKLSLVWINGEPVLSLKPVIKLSPKIRVSEKKAVPTVNEGLVLPYLQSDRLVEQQDIQSAQRVLGPSDGKRFLSGEDRLFISGNQQHQKWGIYRAVETYQRQQPQASMTSLRLVATARLKEVDAEFSSLQIETQLQEVLLNDLVLPELGVDQVKLSTTFYPAPSAAGQFANILGSLDGSQYSAKNQVVVINKGSQDNLRQGSMFTLSESGAVVFGKQGEYSYKESAASDKVQLPSTSLGSLMVIRPYEYFSLALITQSSKPVSNDILAVSPLDLALKEEAKGTE comes from the coding sequence ATGCGTCATTTTTCTCCCATTTTTTCTCTTGTTTGTGCCTCGCTTTCGTTTGCCGCTACGGCTGAAAATAGCGCTCAACCTTTAACCATTAAGCGGGGCGCACCTGAGGCGTATGTGGTGGTAAAGGGCGATACCTTATGGGATATATCTGCGATGTATCTTGATAGCCCGTGGTTGTGGCCAAGGTTATGGCAGGTAAACCCTGAGATAGAAAACCCTCATCTTATATACCCCGGAGATAAACTGTCTTTGGTTTGGATTAATGGTGAGCCGGTATTGAGTCTTAAACCTGTTATCAAGCTGAGCCCTAAGATTCGTGTCTCGGAGAAGAAAGCGGTGCCAACCGTCAATGAGGGGCTGGTTCTGCCTTACCTGCAATCTGATCGCTTGGTTGAACAGCAAGATATTCAATCGGCTCAACGAGTGTTAGGGCCCAGTGATGGAAAGAGATTCTTATCGGGTGAAGACCGGTTGTTTATCTCGGGCAACCAACAACATCAAAAGTGGGGTATCTACCGCGCCGTTGAAACCTACCAGCGACAGCAACCTCAAGCGAGTATGACCTCGTTGCGTCTGGTCGCTACGGCACGCTTAAAAGAAGTGGATGCGGAGTTCAGTAGCTTGCAGATAGAGACTCAGCTGCAAGAAGTACTGCTTAACGATCTTGTGTTGCCAGAGCTTGGTGTTGATCAGGTGAAGCTCTCAACCACATTTTATCCAGCGCCTAGTGCTGCGGGTCAGTTTGCTAATATCTTGGGTTCATTAGATGGCAGCCAATACAGCGCAAAGAATCAGGTCGTTGTTATCAACAAAGGCTCACAGGACAATCTTCGCCAAGGCTCTATGTTTACCCTCAGCGAAAGCGGTGCTGTGGTGTTTGGTAAGCAAGGTGAATACAGCTATAAAGAGTCAGCGGCGAGCGATAAGGTGCAGTTGCCAAGTACCTCACTCGGTAGTTTGATGGTTATTCGCCCTTACGAGTATTTTAGCTTGGCGTTGATCACTCAAAGCTCTAAGCCGGTTAGCAATGACATTCTGGCGGTATCGCCTTTGGATCTGGCTTTGAAGGAAGAAGCTAAGGGCACCGAGTGA
- the trhA gene encoding PAQR family membrane homeostasis protein TrhA, producing the protein MSASSASEYSDIEERANAITHGLGVVLGVVGLILLLVRAFDFQADMLTVASMTIYGSSIILLFLASTLYHSITTEKTKRLLKTLDHCAIYLLIAGSYTPFLLVGLRTPLAMGLMAVIWGIALVGIIMKIAFVYRFKRLSLFIYLAMGWLSLIVVYQLAMNIEMGGLVLLALGGVIYSLGVIFYVAKRIPYNHAIWHLFVLAGCACHFFAIYLYVTPV; encoded by the coding sequence ATGTCTGCATCATCAGCGAGCGAATACAGCGACATCGAAGAACGCGCTAACGCGATAACCCATGGCTTGGGCGTCGTGCTTGGCGTGGTTGGTCTGATCTTGCTCCTGGTTCGCGCGTTTGATTTCCAAGCCGACATGTTGACGGTTGCCAGTATGACAATCTATGGCAGCAGCATTATCCTGCTCTTTCTTGCTTCCACGCTTTATCATTCGATCACTACAGAAAAAACCAAGCGTTTATTGAAGACCCTCGATCACTGTGCAATTTACTTACTCATCGCAGGTAGCTACACCCCGTTTTTATTGGTTGGCTTAAGAACCCCATTAGCGATGGGCTTGATGGCGGTTATCTGGGGAATTGCGCTGGTCGGTATCATCATGAAGATTGCCTTCGTCTACCGATTTAAGCGTCTATCGCTGTTCATTTATTTAGCGATGGGTTGGTTGTCGTTGATTGTGGTGTATCAACTGGCGATGAATATTGAGATGGGCGGCTTGGTGTTATTGGCGCTCGGCGGCGTGATCTACTCGTTGGGTGTTATTTTCTATGTGGCCAAACGCATCCCTTACAACCACGCCATCTGGCACTTGTTTGTTTTGGCGGGCTGCGCTTGCCATTTCTTCGCTATTTATTTGTACGTGACTCCGGTTTAG
- the def gene encoding peptide deformylase — protein sequence MSVLQVLTLPDDRLRTVAKPVKEVTPEIQKFVDDMIETMYDEEGIGLAATQVDFHQRIVVIDISETRDEPMVLINPEITEKRGEDGIEEGCLSVPGARALVPRAAEVTVKALDRDGNEFTFDADDLLAICVQHELDHLEGKLFVDYLSPLKRKRIQDKLAKIKRFNEKQG from the coding sequence ATGTCTGTATTACAAGTATTAACATTACCAGATGATCGTCTACGTACCGTGGCGAAACCGGTAAAAGAAGTTACCCCAGAGATTCAAAAGTTCGTTGATGACATGATTGAAACCATGTACGACGAAGAAGGTATCGGCCTTGCGGCAACGCAAGTAGATTTCCACCAACGCATCGTTGTTATCGATATTTCAGAAACACGTGATGAGCCAATGGTGCTTATCAACCCTGAAATTACAGAGAAGCGCGGCGAAGATGGTATCGAAGAAGGCTGCCTATCTGTACCAGGCGCTCGAGCTCTAGTACCTCGCGCTGCAGAAGTAACGGTTAAAGCATTAGACCGTGACGGCAACGAATTCACATTCGACGCTGACGACCTTCTGGCTATCTGTGTTCAGCACGAACTTGACCACCTAGAAGGCAAGTTGTTTGTTGATTACCTATCGCCACTAAAGCGTAAACGTATCCAAGATAAGCTAGCGAAGATCAAACGTTTCAACGAGAAACAAGGTTAA
- a CDS encoding type I DNA topoisomerase, with the protein MSSKIDNQLFSAHEHALEHEPCPQCGGELQLRHGKHGPFLGCKQYPSCDYIKPLHQNDGHVVKELGVPCPKCQNELVLRQGRFGMFIGCSSYPTCNHIESLDQPKEQPEEQPLVACPECGRGNLVERKSRYGKTFYACDNYPKCKFAVNQPPVIGRCEQCQFPLLLEKKTASGTKKQCADRKCHHIQSQ; encoded by the coding sequence ATGAGTAGTAAGATTGATAATCAGCTTTTTTCAGCACATGAACATGCGTTAGAGCATGAACCATGTCCACAGTGTGGTGGGGAGCTTCAGCTTCGCCATGGTAAGCACGGCCCATTTTTAGGCTGTAAGCAGTATCCGAGCTGTGATTACATTAAGCCTCTTCATCAAAATGATGGTCATGTGGTGAAAGAGCTGGGCGTGCCGTGTCCTAAATGCCAAAACGAATTGGTATTAAGGCAAGGTCGCTTTGGGATGTTCATTGGTTGTAGTAGTTACCCAACGTGTAATCACATCGAATCTTTGGATCAACCGAAAGAACAACCTGAAGAACAGCCACTTGTTGCCTGCCCTGAGTGTGGTCGAGGCAACTTGGTTGAGCGTAAATCTCGCTATGGTAAAACCTTCTATGCGTGTGATAACTACCCTAAGTGTAAGTTTGCCGTTAATCAGCCACCTGTTATAGGTCGCTGTGAACAGTGCCAGTTCCCACTGTTACTGGAGAAGAAAACGGCCAGTGGCACTAAGAAGCAATGTGCTGATCGCAAGTGTCATCACATTCAATCTCAGTAG
- a CDS encoding DUF3157 family protein has protein sequence MKSYVLLAGALLANSVFVSSAFADQMVTLPDGKQVLLKDDFTWQYVAPKQTEAAATTSEIAVPVSAAPIAAAPVVAVPVATNTRGTTIVVNSKKPSLQLSQSGVDVVLGASRYEDGELIIPTAITNQGTQAVILVSLNISVFTAEGELLAEEEVAVWKSIKRMADTYLRPKTGEEGKLIKLDLEQHPEYQIKAEISEVLAR, from the coding sequence ATGAAATCATACGTACTTCTCGCTGGCGCATTGCTCGCAAACTCAGTATTCGTAAGTTCTGCCTTTGCTGATCAAATGGTCACCTTGCCTGATGGCAAACAAGTGTTACTCAAAGATGATTTTACTTGGCAATACGTGGCACCGAAGCAAACGGAAGCAGCAGCGACAACATCAGAGATCGCAGTGCCTGTTTCAGCAGCGCCTATTGCAGCAGCCCCTGTCGTAGCCGTACCTGTCGCAACGAACACGCGTGGCACTACGATTGTGGTTAATAGTAAAAAGCCTAGCTTACAGCTCTCTCAGTCAGGAGTGGATGTTGTACTGGGTGCAAGTCGCTATGAAGATGGTGAGCTTATCATTCCGACAGCCATCACCAACCAAGGCACTCAAGCGGTTATTTTGGTATCACTTAACATCAGCGTATTTACTGCAGAAGGTGAGTTGTTGGCAGAAGAAGAAGTTGCAGTGTGGAAATCAATCAAACGAATGGCCGACACATATCTGCGACCAAAGACGGGTGAAGAAGGCAAGCTCATCAAGCTCGACCTAGAACAACACCCTGAATATCAGATTAAAGCTGAGATTAGTGAGGTACTGGCTCGCTAA
- a CDS encoding TrkH family potassium uptake protein, with amino-acid sequence MVNFRPILLVIGLVLSKLALFMYIPTLVAFFTGTGGFLEFGQSVVITHIVAFICLSLGRSAKFRLGVRDMFLITSLVWTIASAFAALPFVFINHISFTDAYFETMSGITTTGSTVLSGLDSMAPSILLWRSILQWLGGIGFIVMAVAVLPMLNVGGMRLFQTESSDWSDKSSPRAKTVAKNIVAVYLVLTGLCIISYLFAGMGIFDAINHAFTTLSTGGYSTSDGSMNHFSNSAHWVGTLFMFLGGLPFLLFVSALRGRKLSILYKDAQVRGFTYLFLVTSAVISTWLVVRDDYTVMDAMRVSMFNIVSVVTTTGFGLEDFTAWGALPTTLFAFLMMAGACSGSTSGGIKIFRFQIAMTMLHKQMMKLIHPSGVFVQRYNQRPVNDDIVRSLVAFGLMFFITIILIAGGLSAMGLDPVTSISGAITAVANVGPGMGSVIGPTGNFAPLPDAAKWLLSLGMLMGRLEILTLIVLFFPAFWRR; translated from the coding sequence ATGGTCAACTTTCGTCCGATATTATTAGTGATAGGGTTAGTGTTATCAAAACTCGCCCTTTTCATGTACATCCCCACATTGGTTGCCTTTTTCACAGGCACCGGTGGCTTCCTCGAGTTTGGTCAGTCGGTAGTGATCACGCACATTGTGGCGTTCATCTGCTTGAGCTTAGGCCGTTCAGCTAAGTTCCGACTTGGGGTGCGGGACATGTTCCTGATCACCTCTCTGGTATGGACGATAGCCAGTGCCTTTGCTGCACTGCCGTTTGTCTTCATCAACCACATCAGCTTCACTGACGCCTATTTTGAAACCATGTCTGGTATCACCACAACAGGCTCAACCGTATTAAGCGGCTTAGACAGCATGGCACCAAGCATTCTGTTATGGCGTTCAATACTGCAATGGTTAGGTGGCATCGGCTTCATCGTTATGGCGGTAGCGGTTCTACCAATGCTCAACGTCGGTGGTATGCGCCTGTTCCAAACCGAATCATCCGATTGGTCAGATAAAAGCAGCCCACGAGCGAAAACGGTCGCCAAGAACATCGTGGCGGTTTATCTGGTTCTGACTGGCTTATGCATCATTAGCTATCTGTTTGCAGGCATGGGCATCTTTGACGCGATCAATCATGCCTTCACAACACTGTCTACGGGTGGTTACTCAACATCAGACGGCTCGATGAACCACTTCTCTAACAGTGCTCACTGGGTGGGAACTCTGTTCATGTTCCTTGGTGGTCTGCCGTTCCTACTGTTCGTTAGCGCACTGCGTGGTAGAAAACTCTCAATCCTGTACAAAGACGCGCAAGTGAGAGGCTTCACCTATCTATTCCTAGTCACCAGTGCCGTGATATCGACATGGTTGGTGGTTAGAGATGACTACACAGTTATGGATGCGATGCGTGTTTCGATGTTCAACATTGTGTCAGTCGTAACCACAACCGGTTTTGGCTTAGAAGACTTCACCGCGTGGGGCGCTTTGCCTACCACGCTGTTTGCCTTTTTAATGATGGCGGGCGCGTGCTCAGGTTCAACCTCTGGCGGTATCAAAATCTTCCGCTTCCAGATCGCGATGACCATGCTCCACAAACAAATGATGAAACTGATTCACCCGTCGGGTGTGTTTGTTCAACGCTATAACCAAAGACCCGTAAATGACGACATTGTGCGTTCACTGGTCGCATTTGGTTTGATGTTCTTTATTACGATTATCTTAATTGCAGGTGGCTTGAGCGCGATGGGGCTTGATCCCGTGACCAGTATATCTGGCGCTATCACAGCCGTTGCCAACGTTGGTCCAGGCATGGGCAGCGTGATCGGTCCAACCGGGAACTTTGCTCCACTGCCCGACGCCGCTAAATGGTTGCTAAGCTTAGGAATGCTAATGGGGCGACTTGAGATATTGACGCTCATTGTTCTATTTTTCCCAGCCTTTTGGCGACGTTAA
- the trkA gene encoding Trk system potassium transporter TrkA, protein MKIIILGAGQVGGTLAENLVGENNDITIVDRNADRLRELQDKYDLRVVNGYASHPNTLREAGAQDADMLVAVTNMDETNMAACQVAFSLFNTPNRIARIRSPQYLEEKEALFKSGAIPVDHLIAPEELVTSYIERLIQYPGALQVVSFAEQKVSLVAVKAYYGGPLVGNALSALREHMPHIDTRVAAIFRQGRPIRPQGTTIIEADDEVFFVAASNHIRSVMSELQRLEKPYRRIMIVGGGNIGASLAKRLEQSYSIKLIERSYTRAEKLSEELENTIVFCGDAADQELLTEENIDQVDVFIALTNEDETNIMSAMLAKRMGAKKVMVLIQRGAYVDLVQGGVIDIAISPQQATISALLTHVRRADIVNVSSLRRGAAEAIEAIAHGDETTSKVVGRAIGDIKLPPGTTIGAIVRGEEVLIAHDRTVIEQDDHVVMFLVDKKYVPDVESLFQPSPFFL, encoded by the coding sequence ATGAAGATCATTATCCTAGGTGCTGGACAAGTTGGCGGTACCCTTGCTGAAAACCTGGTTGGTGAAAACAACGACATCACCATTGTCGACCGTAACGCTGACCGACTTCGTGAACTTCAGGATAAGTACGACCTTAGGGTTGTAAACGGTTATGCCAGCCACCCAAACACACTACGTGAAGCGGGTGCGCAAGATGCCGACATGTTGGTTGCTGTAACCAACATGGATGAAACCAACATGGCTGCGTGTCAGGTTGCTTTCTCTCTTTTCAATACGCCGAACCGAATTGCCCGTATTCGTTCTCCTCAGTACCTAGAAGAGAAAGAAGCGCTATTCAAATCAGGTGCCATCCCAGTCGATCACCTGATCGCACCCGAAGAGCTAGTGACCAGCTACATCGAGCGCCTGATTCAATACCCAGGTGCACTGCAGGTTGTGAGCTTTGCTGAACAGAAGGTAAGCCTAGTCGCAGTAAAAGCCTACTACGGTGGTCCACTGGTCGGTAATGCACTGTCTGCTTTGCGTGAGCACATGCCGCACATCGATACTCGTGTAGCCGCTATTTTCCGTCAAGGTCGCCCTATTCGCCCACAAGGCACTACCATCATAGAAGCCGATGATGAGGTTTTCTTTGTGGCAGCGAGTAACCACATCCGCTCAGTAATGAGTGAGCTACAGCGCCTAGAGAAACCGTACCGCCGCATCATGATTGTCGGTGGTGGTAACATTGGTGCAAGCTTGGCAAAACGCCTTGAGCAGAGCTACAGCATCAAGCTTATTGAGCGCAGTTACACTCGTGCCGAGAAGCTGTCTGAAGAATTAGAAAACACCATCGTATTCTGTGGTGATGCAGCCGACCAAGAGCTGCTGACCGAAGAGAATATCGATCAAGTGGACGTGTTCATTGCCCTAACCAATGAAGATGAAACCAACATCATGTCAGCGATGCTGGCGAAGCGAATGGGTGCCAAGAAAGTAATGGTGCTGATTCAGCGTGGCGCTTACGTCGACCTTGTTCAGGGTGGTGTGATTGATATTGCTATCTCGCCACAACAAGCGACCATTTCTGCACTGCTTACTCACGTTCGTCGTGCTGATATTGTAAACGTATCCTCTCTACGTCGCGGCGCTGCTGAAGCGATTGAAGCCATTGCTCACGGTGACGAAACCACATCGAAAGTGGTTGGCCGAGCGATTGGCGACATCAAACTACCACCGGGCACCACTATTGGTGCGATTGTTCGCGGAGAAGAAGTACTTATCGCGCACGATAGAACCGTAATCGAACAAGATGACCACGTAGTGATGTTCCTAGTGGACAAGAAATACGTACCTGATGTTGAGTCTCTATTCCAACCGAGCCCGTTCTTCTTATAG
- the fmt gene encoding methionyl-tRNA formyltransferase, with translation MSQSLRIVFAGTPDFAARHLAALLSSEHEVVAVYTQPDRPAGRGKKLTASPVKNIALENNIPVYQPENFKSDEAKQELAELNADIMVVVAYGLLLPQVVLDTPRLGCINVHGSILPRWRGAAPIQRSIWAGDKETGVTIMQMDIGLDTGDMLSIATLPIEATDTSASMYEKLAGLGPDALVECLADIASGKAVAEKQDDELANYAKKLSKEEARINWSDEAAHIERCVRAFNPWPMSHFEAAENSIKVWQSRVAEQTSDKPAGTILQADKTGIYVATGQGVLVLEQLQVPGKKAMSVQDILNSRASWFEVGTQLS, from the coding sequence TTGAGTCAGTCTTTAAGAATTGTCTTTGCAGGTACTCCGGATTTCGCCGCCCGTCACTTGGCGGCGTTGTTGTCTTCGGAGCATGAAGTTGTTGCTGTTTACACACAGCCAGATCGCCCAGCAGGCCGCGGTAAAAAACTCACTGCGAGCCCAGTAAAAAACATCGCACTTGAAAACAATATTCCGGTTTACCAACCAGAAAACTTCAAGTCAGATGAGGCTAAGCAAGAGCTAGCTGAATTGAACGCTGACATCATGGTTGTTGTCGCTTACGGCTTATTGCTTCCGCAGGTTGTATTAGATACGCCTCGCTTGGGTTGTATCAACGTACATGGCTCTATCCTACCGCGCTGGCGTGGTGCTGCTCCGATTCAACGCTCTATTTGGGCCGGTGATAAAGAGACAGGCGTAACGATCATGCAGATGGATATCGGCCTAGATACTGGCGACATGCTAAGCATCGCAACGCTGCCTATCGAAGCGACAGATACTAGCGCATCGATGTACGAGAAGTTAGCGGGCCTTGGCCCTGATGCGCTTGTTGAATGTCTAGCGGACATCGCTTCTGGCAAAGCAGTTGCAGAAAAGCAAGACGATGAGCTTGCGAACTACGCGAAGAAGCTAAGCAAAGAAGAAGCTCGTATCAACTGGAGTGATGAAGCTGCGCATATTGAGCGCTGCGTTCGTGCCTTCAACCCATGGCCAATGAGCCACTTTGAAGCTGCTGAGAACAGCATTAAAGTATGGCAAAGCCGTGTGGCAGAGCAAACTTCTGATAAGCCTGCAGGTACAATTCTGCAAGCGGATAAAACTGGTATCTACGTAGCAACAGGACAAGGCGTACTTGTTCTTGAACAGCTACAAGTTCCAGGTAAGAAAGCCATGTCAGTTCAGGATATCTTGAACTCACGTGCAAGCTGGTTTGAAGTTGGTACTCAACTTTCTTAA